One Oryza brachyantha chromosome 3, ObraRS2, whole genome shotgun sequence DNA segment encodes these proteins:
- the LOC102709156 gene encoding uncharacterized protein LOC102709156, whose product MERRSWFGRRRRKARGGSGGGGGGEAEAEEKVVMDGSEIRELVEDREAFGMFAESKFRELDADADGRLSVRELQPAVEGIGAELGLPARGSSPNADHIYSEAISELTHGKKEEVSRTEFQEVLSDILLGIAAGLKRDPIVILRIDGEDLREFVESPRYEPEAAAIFSKIGSEDVSLRQCLLSALQLLNVDNGMPPASDPWVAENLVEPALQKLPAGQLEQPTSQDVFLEQLKKLLSNVAERLQEQPVIVAHTENTFDGSGVKRLLNNKFELDKLLDSVWRDVPIENKNKVSKEYLIVALDKMADAASLPPYGAVNQVDAVVNEALKMVNADDRMTVDEAAFKKLLTDVLGAVMMQLNEHPIFVSTSSVVHEPLFSSSTLLSKSSPSE is encoded by the exons atggagaggaggagctggttcgggaggaggaggaggaaggcgcggggaggcagcggcggcggcggcggcggggaggcggaggcggaggagaaggTGGTGATGGACGGGTCAGAGATACGGGAGCTGGTGGAGGACAGGGAGGCGTTCGGCATGTTCGCGGAGAGCAAGTTCCGGGagctcgacgccgacgccgacggcagGCTGTCCGTGCGTGAGCTGcagccggcggtggagggcaTCGGAGCCGAGCTCGGGCTGCCGGCGCGCGGGTCCTCTCCCAACGCCGATCACATCTACTCCGAG GCCATCAGCGAGCTCACTCATGGCAAGAAAGAAGAGGTGAGCAGGACAGAGTTCCAGGAGGTCCTGTCTGATATCCTCCTCGGCATCGCGGCTGGGCTCAAGAGGGACCCGATTGTCATACTGCGCATCGACGGCGAGGACTTGAGGGAGTTTGTTGAAAGCCCCAGGTATGAGCCAGAAGCTGCTGCCATCTTCTCCAAGATAGGTTCTGAAGATGTATCTCTGCGTCAGTGCCTGCTATCTGCTCTTCAGCTGCTGAATGTCGACAATGGAATGCCACCAGCATCTGACCCTTGG GTTGCGGAGAACCTTGTAGAGCCGGCATTGCAGAAACTCCCTGCCGGCCAGCTTGAGCAACCGACCTCCCAAGATGTCTTCTTGGAGCAGCTCAAGAAGCTCTTGAGCAACGTCGCTGAACGGCTTCAGGAGCAGCCTGTGATTGTGGCACACACTGAGAACACCTTCGACGGGAGTGGCGTCAAGAGGCTACTGAACAACAAATTCGAGCTGGACAAG TTGTTGGATTCTGTCTGGAGAGATGTACCCATAGAAAATAAGAACAAAGTATCCAAGGAGTACCTGATAGTCGCCCTAGATAAGATGGCTGATGCAGCAAGCTTACCACCTTACGGTGCTGTTAATCAG GTGGATGCCGTGGTGAATGAGGCGCTTAAGATGGTTAATGCTGATGACAGAATGACGGTAGATGAGGCTGCATTCAAGAAACTACTGACAGATGTCCTTGGAGCAGTGATGATGCAACTAAACGAACACCCGATCTTCGTCTCCACCAGCAGTGTAGTCCATGAGCCATTGTTCAGTTCATCCACACTGTTATCGAAATCATCGCCGAGTGAGTAA
- the LOC102709442 gene encoding HVA22-like protein i, producing the protein MMGGFLSRVLLLAFGYAYPAYECYKTVELNKPEIEQLIFWCQYWILVALMTVLERFGDFTISWLPFYSEAKLMFFIYLWYPKTKGTTYIYGTFFRPYISQHENEIDRNLLEIRARATDVVVLYFQKAATAGQNTFFDVLKYVASQSPSQKSRQQPSQEPQQPKQQQAPLQQQQQPQKQAPTVMRRSASIAARQAAMAQQSQEAKTVPSSPKIKRQASAKAAPVASTKSTAAAAPSATKPDADSPKKNEATPASLQVRAPATNADAPTSEPSAPLPDAEEADKMAIDEADDAVEGTEEELDPVPGETVEERPMEETIRVTRAKLRRRAAAEDPAGN; encoded by the exons ATGATGGGCGGATTCCTCTCCAGGGTTCTCCT GTTGGCCTTTGGCTATGCCTATCCTGCATACGAGTGCTACAAGACTGTCGAACTGAACAAACCAGAGATTGAGCAGCTCATATTTTGGTGTCAGTATTG GATTCTAGTAGCTCTGATGACGGTTTTGGAGAGATTTGGAGATTTTACAATATCATG GTTACCGTTTTACTCAGAAGCAAAGCTGATGTTCTTTATATACTTGTGGTACCCTAAGACAAAG GGAACTACCTACATTTATGGGACTTTCTTTAGGCCCTATATTTCACAGCATGAGAATGAAATCGACCGTAATTTGCTTGAGATAAGAGCTCGGGCCACTGATGTTGTTGTCCTTTATTTTCAAAAGGCTGCTACTGCAGGACAGAATACTTTCTTTGACGTTTTGAAGTATGTTGCTTCGCAGTCACCATCTCAGAAGTCAAGGCAACAACCTTCTCAG GAGCCACAGCAGCCAAAACAGCAGCAGGCACCActacaacagcagcagcaaccgcAAAAGCAAGCACCAACTGTTATGCGCAGATCAGCATCTATTGCTGCTCGGCAAGCTGCAATGGCACAGCAGTCTCAGGAGGCCAAGACGGTTCCATCTTCCCCCAAGATCAAGCGTCAAGCATCAGCAAAAGCTGCACCTGTGGCATCGACAAAGTcaacagcagctgcagctccgTCAGCAACAAAACCTGATGCCGATTCACCAAAGAAAAACGAGGCGACACCAGCTTCCTTGCAAGTACGAGCTCCAGCTACCAATGCCGATGCACCAACATCTGAGCCTAGTGCTCCACTCCCTGATGCAGAAGAAGCAGACAAGATGGCCATTGACGAGGCTGATGATGCTGTAGAGGGCACAGAAGAGGAGCTTGATCCTGTGCCAGGGGAGACAGTAGAAGAGAGACCAATGGAGGAGACGATTCGGGTGACACGCGCCAAGCTAAGGAggcgtgctgctgctgaggATCCTGCAGGAAATTAA